CAATTACCTGGCCTTTTTCTCCGGCAAGGTGAGCAGCCATATAGCAGATTTTGCCGCCACCGCTACCGAGGTCAAGTACGGTATCGCCTTCGAGCACATAACGTGACGGGTCGCCGCAGCCGTAGTCTTTTTCAACGATTTCTTGTGGTAGCATTTTTAACAGGCTGGTGTCGTAATCGACGGGGCAGCAGAGTTCAGCCTGGACTTCTTTGGCGCCCTCAGAATAGGTGGTGAGAACGGCAGACTGCATATTCATGATTAAAACTCCAGATTATCTATAAAACTGTCAGGGCAAATATTAAGCAGCGTCGAGTGCGCCACCACAACTGCTACCTTGTCCGGCAGTACAACCATAGCAGTGATTTTTTACAATGATATTTCGACCTTTAATATCGACATTCATCAGGTCGGTAATATGCGTGTGCTGTTGCTCATTAGTCAGCGGCAGATCAA
The sequence above is a segment of the Gammaproteobacteria bacterium genome. Coding sequences within it:
- a CDS encoding DUF3641 domain-containing protein; translated protein: DGYMDLLRSAHNVGNLSSVMCKSLISIDWQGYVYDCDFNQMLDLPLTNEQQHTHITDLMNVDIKGRNIIVKNHCYGCTAGQGSSCGGALDAA